From Marivirga harenae, one genomic window encodes:
- a CDS encoding alpha/beta hydrolase family protein has translation MNKVIYLFLLLFISWNTFAQENLDYQKPPKDILELVDAPLAPSVLIDKEGENVVLIYRDPYKSIAELSEEELRLGGLRINPKTNIGSRTRYYNNVKTKKALGDKITEVKGLPKNPRLANFNWSPDQSMIAFTHTTEVGVEVWVLYIKESKVSRLMEAKANANMGNPIEWRKDNSGLLVKVLPEDRKDLIDTKTSTPSGPVISVSKGEKAQNRTYQDLLSNPNDEFNFQQLVLSKIVSLDLNGNQKEFLPTAMYSDISVSPNGKYVMVSEIKTPFSYLVPYYRFPNETNIYDMNGDLVNQVNDVPLQEVLPKGFMSVRTGKRSMSWRNDKPASLIYAMALDEGDPENEVEFRDEVYQLDAPFKGEGKPLLKTINRYRYIQWGNDNIAIAHDYWWNTRNMKTYIFNPSNNKKQPEVLFDRNYQDSYSDPGSFVTTKNDFNEYVIEMDGSKAFLMGAGYTPEGQFPFIDELDLKTKKKNRLYKSTYTDKLESLYSSIDMKKGTVLVRIESQTEYPNYYFRNVRKKNDLKQITSFDNPFKSMQDVHKEVISYKREDGLSLDGTLYLPVGYDKSQKEKKPMILWAYPREYKDKSSAGQNTSNPNEFIYPYYGSPIYWVTQGYVVLDGAAFPIVGEGEEEPNDTFRKQLVDNAKAAIDAVDELGYIDRDKVAVGGHSYGAFMVANLLSHSDLFAAGIARSGAYNRTLTPFGFQSEERSYWDSPETYYNMSPFMHAEKMKTPLLLIHGQADNNSGTYPLQSERYFNALKGLGATARLVMLPKESHGYSAKESILHMLWEQHEWLEQYVKNKPEDSEKEGSYK, from the coding sequence ATGAACAAAGTAATTTATCTTTTCCTGCTGTTGTTCATCAGCTGGAATACATTTGCACAAGAGAATTTAGACTATCAAAAACCACCTAAAGACATTCTAGAATTGGTAGACGCACCTTTAGCGCCTTCTGTTTTAATTGACAAGGAGGGTGAAAATGTGGTGTTGATTTATAGAGATCCATACAAATCAATTGCTGAGCTGTCTGAAGAGGAATTAAGATTAGGTGGTTTACGAATTAATCCAAAAACAAATATTGGTAGTAGAACACGCTATTATAATAATGTAAAAACTAAGAAAGCTCTTGGAGATAAAATAACAGAGGTAAAGGGTTTGCCAAAAAACCCGAGGCTGGCTAATTTTAATTGGTCACCTGACCAGAGTATGATTGCATTTACTCATACCACTGAAGTTGGCGTGGAAGTTTGGGTCTTATATATTAAAGAAAGTAAAGTAAGCCGTTTAATGGAGGCGAAGGCTAATGCTAACATGGGGAACCCCATAGAGTGGAGAAAAGACAATTCGGGACTGCTGGTCAAGGTGCTCCCTGAAGATAGAAAGGACCTTATCGACACAAAAACTTCAACACCTAGCGGTCCGGTAATCTCTGTTAGTAAGGGCGAAAAGGCACAAAACAGGACATATCAGGATTTATTGAGCAATCCTAATGACGAGTTTAATTTTCAACAACTGGTATTATCGAAAATAGTCTCTTTGGATTTAAATGGAAATCAAAAAGAATTCCTGCCTACAGCTATGTATTCCGATATTTCCGTTTCACCAAACGGAAAATATGTAATGGTGAGTGAAATCAAAACACCATTTTCTTATTTGGTTCCATATTATAGGTTTCCAAATGAAACCAATATTTATGACATGAACGGTGATTTAGTCAATCAAGTGAATGATGTACCCCTTCAAGAGGTTTTGCCTAAAGGATTTATGTCAGTAAGAACTGGTAAGCGAAGTATGAGTTGGAGAAATGATAAACCGGCAAGCTTGATTTATGCCATGGCTCTGGATGAGGGTGATCCTGAAAATGAAGTAGAGTTTAGAGATGAAGTCTATCAGTTAGATGCCCCTTTTAAAGGAGAAGGCAAACCGTTATTAAAAACCATCAATAGGTATCGATATATCCAGTGGGGAAATGATAATATAGCCATTGCTCATGATTATTGGTGGAATACTCGAAATATGAAGACTTATATTTTTAATCCTTCCAATAACAAAAAGCAGCCAGAAGTACTGTTTGATAGAAATTATCAAGATAGCTATAGTGACCCGGGGAGTTTTGTAACTACTAAAAACGATTTTAACGAATACGTAATTGAAATGGATGGCAGCAAGGCTTTTTTGATGGGAGCTGGATATACTCCTGAGGGTCAGTTCCCATTTATCGATGAGCTTGATTTGAAAACAAAAAAGAAGAATAGACTTTATAAGTCAACCTACACTGATAAACTAGAGAGTTTATATTCATCCATTGATATGAAGAAGGGAACAGTTTTGGTAAGGATAGAGTCTCAAACCGAGTATCCAAATTACTATTTTCGAAATGTTAGGAAGAAAAATGATCTAAAACAAATTACTTCATTTGATAATCCATTTAAAAGTATGCAGGATGTTCATAAAGAAGTGATAAGTTATAAAAGAGAAGATGGTTTATCTTTGGACGGCACTTTGTATCTACCAGTAGGCTACGATAAATCCCAAAAAGAGAAGAAACCAATGATTTTATGGGCTTATCCAAGGGAGTACAAAGATAAAAGTAGTGCAGGACAGAATACTTCTAATCCTAATGAATTCATCTATCCATATTATGGAAGCCCTATTTATTGGGTAACGCAAGGCTATGTTGTATTGGACGGTGCAGCATTTCCAATTGTTGGCGAAGGAGAGGAAGAGCCAAATGATACGTTCAGGAAGCAATTAGTTGACAATGCTAAAGCTGCTATAGATGCCGTTGATGAATTAGGTTATATTGACAGGGATAAGGTTGCAGTTGGGGGTCATTCTTACGGAGCTTTTATGGTAGCCAATCTACTTTCGCATTCCGATTTATTTGCGGCAGGGATTGCCAGAAGTGGAGCTTATAATAGGACGCTTACCCCATTTGGATTCCAGAGTGAAGAACGTTCTTATTGGGATTCGCCTGAGACTTATTATAACATGTCGCCATTCATGCATGCTGAAAAAATGAAAACGCCATTACTGTTAATTCATGGTCAAGCAGATAATAATTCAGGAACTTATCCATTACAAAGTGAACGTTATTTCAATGCTTTAAAAGGATTGGGAGCTACTGCGAGATTAGTTATGCTACCTAAAGAAAGTCATGGTTATAGTGCAAAAGAAAGTATATTGCATATGCTTTGGGAACAACATGAATGGTTAGAGCAGTACGTTAAAAACAAGCCAGAGGATTCAGAAAAAGAGGGGAGTTATAAATAG
- the trhA gene encoding PAQR family membrane homeostasis protein TrhA, with protein MKRSQTIEEELANSLTHGFGILFSVVAISLLITFSVLEGSVLHIISSSFFGGAFLLMYTFSTLYHAIQHQKTKAILRVFDHISIYFLIAGTYTPFLILGIGGTMGWIMFGIVWGIALFGTIFKIFFTHRFPKLSLILYLGMGWIAIFIAKPLYEELSTTVLLLLIGGGLSYTLGTIFYTNHKMHYAHAIWHVFVLIGTITHFIAVMYLL; from the coding sequence TTGAAAAGATCTCAAACAATTGAAGAAGAACTAGCCAACAGCCTTACTCACGGCTTTGGTATTTTATTTAGCGTGGTTGCCATATCTCTCTTAATCACATTTTCCGTCTTAGAAGGGAGTGTGCTACATATAATAAGTAGTAGTTTTTTTGGTGGAGCATTTTTGTTAATGTATACGTTTTCAACGCTTTACCATGCTATTCAACATCAAAAAACAAAAGCAATTTTAAGAGTATTTGATCATATCAGCATTTATTTTCTTATTGCCGGCACTTATACTCCATTTTTGATATTAGGAATTGGAGGTACAATGGGTTGGATTATGTTTGGGATTGTTTGGGGCATTGCTTTATTCGGGACCATCTTTAAAATCTTTTTTACTCATCGTTTTCCTAAGCTTTCTCTAATACTTTATTTGGGGATGGGGTGGATTGCAATCTTTATTGCAAAACCATTATATGAAGAACTGTCAACTACTGTATTGTTATTATTGATAGGAGGGGGGCTAAGCTACACTTTAGGAACAATCTTTTATACGAACCATAAAATGCATTATGCACATGCTATTTGGCATGTGTTTGTGTTGATTGGAACGATAACGCATTTTATAGCCGTAATGTATCTTTTATAA
- a CDS encoding co-chaperone GroES, with protein MSNVSFKPNEDRVLVEPAPVEEKTASGIIIPDTAKEKPQQGTVVAVGPGKDDAPVTVKVGDSVLYGKYSGTEFTLEGKEYLIMRNSDIFGTI; from the coding sequence ATGTCAAACGTATCATTTAAACCAAACGAGGACAGGGTTCTAGTAGAACCAGCTCCTGTAGAAGAAAAAACAGCATCCGGTATTATTATTCCAGACACAGCGAAGGAAAAACCTCAACAAGGTACTGTAGTTGCGGTAGGACCGGGAAAAGATGATGCTCCTGTGACCGTTAAGGTTGGTGATTCTGTTTTATACGGCAAATATTCCGGAACAGAATTTACATTAGAAGGAAAAGAGTATTTAATCATGAGGAATTCCGACATATTCGGTACTATTTAA
- the rpsA gene encoding 30S ribosomal protein S1 — protein MAENQENVKNEEFDWEAFETKGFGEGYSKSKREELAAMYDNVATDLAEQEVVKGIVVAINDRDVVLNVGYKSDGLVPTNEFRDTPDLKVGDEVEVYVEEREDQNGELVLSRRKAKIVGAWDKIQSALDNDEIIEGLVKRRTKGGLIVDVHGVEAFLPGSQIDVKPIRDFDVFVGKKMEVKVVKINYSNDNVVVSHKVLIEKDLEKQKAEILNNLEKGQVLEGVIKNMTNFGVFIDLGGVDGLLHITDISWGRINHPEEVLKLDEKVKVVVLDFDEGKKRISLGMKQLTSHPWDSLAEGLDVGSKVKGKIVNVADYGAFLEIAPGVEGLIHVSEMSWSQHLRNPQDFINVGDELEAVVLTLDKEERKMSLGIKQLTEDPWNKKEVLTKYAVGTEHKGVVRNMTNFGLFIELEEGIDGLVHVSDLSWTKKIKHPSEFVKVGEELNVVVLELDVDNRRLALGHKQLEENPWDTFESVFTVGSKHKCTVLNKNEKGAILELPYGIEGFAATKHLKKADDSMAEVGESLEFQVLEFSKDDKRIVLSHLHTHAKVEEAAPKKKPATGSGKKKSAPKQQASSSTLGDLDALSALKTQMEDDAKGGSKKKAAPKKEEEPKAEAKKAAKKEEPKADEVKAEAKKEEAKADEKEAKAEEKKADDKKEDKE, from the coding sequence ATGGCAGAAAATCAAGAAAACGTGAAGAACGAAGAGTTCGACTGGGAAGCATTTGAAACCAAAGGATTTGGTGAAGGCTACTCAAAATCTAAAAGAGAAGAATTAGCAGCAATGTATGACAATGTTGCTACTGATCTAGCAGAGCAGGAAGTGGTTAAAGGTATCGTTGTTGCGATTAATGATCGTGACGTGGTATTGAACGTTGGCTACAAATCTGACGGATTAGTTCCTACCAATGAATTCCGTGACACTCCTGACTTAAAAGTAGGTGATGAAGTGGAGGTTTACGTGGAAGAGCGTGAAGATCAAAATGGAGAATTAGTTTTATCCAGAAGAAAAGCAAAAATTGTTGGTGCATGGGACAAAATCCAATCTGCACTTGACAATGACGAAATAATTGAAGGATTAGTGAAAAGAAGAACTAAAGGTGGTCTGATCGTGGATGTACACGGTGTTGAAGCCTTCTTACCAGGTTCTCAAATTGACGTTAAGCCAATTCGCGATTTCGATGTTTTCGTTGGAAAGAAAATGGAAGTAAAAGTTGTGAAAATTAACTACAGCAATGATAACGTAGTAGTTTCACACAAAGTATTGATAGAAAAAGACCTTGAGAAGCAAAAAGCTGAAATCTTGAACAACCTTGAAAAAGGACAAGTTCTAGAAGGTGTAATCAAGAACATGACCAACTTTGGTGTATTTATTGACCTTGGTGGCGTTGATGGTTTATTGCACATTACTGACATCTCATGGGGTAGAATTAACCACCCAGAAGAAGTATTGAAGCTTGACGAAAAAGTGAAAGTTGTAGTATTAGACTTTGATGAAGGCAAGAAACGTATTTCTTTAGGTATGAAGCAATTGACTTCTCACCCTTGGGACTCATTGGCTGAAGGCCTTGATGTAGGTTCTAAAGTGAAAGGTAAAATTGTTAATGTTGCTGATTACGGTGCATTCTTGGAAATTGCTCCAGGTGTTGAAGGTTTGATTCACGTTTCTGAAATGAGCTGGTCACAGCACTTGAGAAATCCACAGGATTTCATCAATGTTGGAGATGAGCTAGAGGCTGTTGTTCTTACTTTGGATAAAGAAGAAAGAAAAATGTCTCTTGGTATCAAGCAACTAACTGAAGATCCTTGGAACAAGAAAGAAGTATTGACGAAATATGCTGTTGGTACTGAGCACAAAGGTGTGGTTAGAAATATGACTAACTTCGGCTTGTTCATCGAGTTAGAAGAAGGTATTGACGGATTGGTTCACGTTTCTGATTTAAGCTGGACTAAGAAAATCAAGCATCCATCTGAATTCGTGAAAGTAGGAGAAGAGTTGAACGTTGTTGTTTTAGAACTTGATGTTGATAACAGAAGATTAGCATTAGGACATAAACAATTGGAAGAAAATCCTTGGGATACTTTCGAATCAGTATTTACTGTTGGATCGAAGCACAAATGTACTGTGTTGAACAAAAACGAAAAAGGTGCGATATTGGAGCTTCCATACGGCATTGAAGGTTTTGCTGCAACTAAGCATTTGAAGAAAGCTGACGACTCAATGGCAGAAGTTGGAGAGTCATTAGAATTCCAAGTATTAGAATTCTCTAAAGATGATAAGAGAATTGTTCTTTCTCACTTACATACACACGCAAAAGTTGAAGAAGCGGCTCCTAAGAAGAAGCCGGCAACTGGCAGTGGTAAGAAGAAATCAGCTCCTAAGCAACAGGCTTCTTCATCCACATTGGGTGATTTAGATGCTCTATCAGCATTGAAAACTCAGATGGAAGATGACGCTAAAGGCGGAAGCAAGAAAAAAGCTGCTCCTAAAAAAGAGGAAGAGCCAAAAGCTGAAGCTAAAAAAGCAGCTAAGAAAGAAGAGCCAAAAGCGGATGAAGTGAAGGCAGAAGCCAAGAAGGAAGAAGCTAAAGCGGATGAGAAAGAGGCAAAAGCTGAAGAGAAAAAAGCTGACGATAAGAAAGAAGATAAAGAGTAA
- the groL gene encoding chaperonin GroEL (60 kDa chaperone family; promotes refolding of misfolded polypeptides especially under stressful conditions; forms two stacked rings of heptamers to form a barrel-shaped 14mer; ends can be capped by GroES; misfolded proteins enter the barrel where they are refolded when GroES binds): MAKDISFDLKARDGLRKGVDKLANAVKVTLGPKGRNVIIDKKFGAPTITKDGVSVAKEIELKDAIENMGAQLVKEVASKTADEAGDGTTTATVLAQSIFKHGLKNVTAGANPMDLKRGIEKAVKVVVENLRKQSKDISNSNEIEQVGTISANNDATIGKMIAEAMDKVGKDGVITVEEARGTETEVKTVEGMQFDRGYQSPYFVTNTEKMEAELDNPYILIYDKKIGSMKELLPILEAVSQTGKPLLIISEEVEGEALATLVVNKIRGSLKIAAVKAPGFGDRRKAMLEDIAILTGGTVISEERGYKLDGATLEYLGTAEKITIDKDNTTIVNGAGKKEDIQARVGQIKSQMENTTSDYDKEKLQERLAKLSGGVAILYIGAATEVEMKEKKDRVDDALHATRAAVQEGIVAGGGIALLRAIKSLEKVDVENEDQETGVNIIRLALESPLRTIVENAGQEGSVIINKVLEGKDDFGYNARTNKFENLFKVGVIDPTKVTRLALENAASISGLLLTTECVVADEEEEEAGGGMPGGGMPGGMGGMGGMM, from the coding sequence ATGGCAAAAGATATTTCATTTGATCTAAAAGCTAGAGATGGCTTAAGAAAAGGCGTTGATAAATTAGCAAACGCAGTAAAAGTTACCTTGGGACCAAAAGGTAGAAACGTAATTATTGACAAGAAATTCGGTGCTCCTACTATTACTAAAGATGGTGTTTCTGTTGCTAAGGAAATAGAATTAAAAGACGCAATCGAAAATATGGGTGCTCAGCTTGTAAAAGAAGTGGCATCTAAAACAGCCGATGAAGCTGGTGATGGTACTACTACTGCTACGGTTTTAGCACAGTCTATTTTCAAACACGGTTTGAAAAACGTAACTGCTGGTGCTAACCCAATGGACTTGAAAAGAGGAATTGAAAAAGCAGTAAAAGTTGTTGTTGAAAACCTAAGAAAGCAATCTAAAGATATTTCTAACAGCAACGAAATTGAGCAAGTAGGTACTATCTCAGCAAACAATGATGCCACTATCGGTAAAATGATTGCTGAAGCAATGGACAAAGTGGGAAAAGATGGTGTTATCACTGTAGAAGAAGCAAGAGGTACTGAAACGGAAGTGAAAACTGTAGAAGGTATGCAGTTTGATAGAGGGTATCAATCACCATATTTCGTGACCAACACAGAAAAAATGGAAGCGGAATTAGATAATCCTTATATTTTAATTTATGATAAGAAAATTGGTAGCATGAAAGAGTTGCTTCCAATCCTTGAAGCTGTTTCTCAAACGGGTAAACCTTTGTTGATTATTTCTGAAGAAGTTGAAGGCGAAGCTTTAGCTACTTTAGTGGTAAACAAAATTAGAGGTTCTTTAAAAATTGCTGCTGTTAAAGCTCCAGGCTTTGGAGACAGAAGAAAAGCAATGTTAGAGGACATCGCTATCTTAACTGGAGGAACAGTTATTTCTGAAGAAAGAGGCTACAAATTAGATGGAGCTACTTTAGAATATCTTGGTACTGCTGAGAAAATAACCATCGACAAAGACAATACTACTATTGTTAATGGTGCTGGTAAGAAAGAAGACATCCAGGCGAGAGTAGGTCAAATCAAGTCTCAAATGGAGAACACTACTTCTGATTATGACAAAGAAAAATTACAAGAGCGATTGGCTAAATTGTCAGGTGGTGTAGCTATACTTTACATAGGTGCTGCTACGGAAGTAGAAATGAAAGAAAAGAAAGATAGAGTAGATGATGCATTGCATGCTACAAGAGCTGCAGTTCAAGAGGGAATTGTTGCAGGTGGCGGTATTGCCTTATTAAGAGCTATCAAATCTTTAGAAAAAGTTGACGTGGAAAATGAAGATCAAGAAACTGGTGTTAATATCATCAGATTAGCTCTTGAATCACCTCTAAGAACAATTGTTGAAAATGCTGGCCAAGAGGGTTCGGTAATCATCAATAAAGTATTGGAAGGAAAAGACGACTTTGGGTACAACGCACGAACTAATAAATTTGAGAATCTATTCAAAGTAGGTGTCATTGACCCAACGAAAGTAACACGTTTAGCACTAGAAAATGCAGCTTCTATCTCAGGATTGTTGTTAACTACGGAATGTGTGGTAGCAGATGAAGAGGAAGAAGAAGCCGGTGGTGGAATGCCAGGCGGTGGAATGCCAGGTGGCATGGGCGGAATGGGTGGAATGATGTAA
- a CDS encoding ABC transporter ATP-binding protein has translation MAKIILEARGISKTFDKPILSNIILQIKEGETHVLMGKSGQGKSTLLKILAGLVAPDKGEVLFENQKLENPEEVLVAGHEELAYVAQNFNLLRNRTVLENLKDALLSFKDEFAKEQINQLLKLMRLGDLKSVKIEKLSGGEKQRLAIARALATQPAVLLLDEPFTQLDYPTRQILLDAIKEVKKEFDSNIVLVSHNLYEAFYLADFVHILQSGDIIKSASPKNLYRNPEFVSVANLLNEVNVLPIATLGKWQKNVLGIWSENIIIEDERETEYQLDLMLTEKLFIGTYYRYQFEFSKSQVLVVKSIHSEFELGKYYKVGFSEADLFDLKED, from the coding sequence ATGGCTAAAATTATTTTAGAAGCGCGAGGTATCTCAAAAACATTCGATAAGCCCATTCTTTCAAACATTATTTTGCAGATAAAGGAAGGAGAAACGCATGTGCTCATGGGTAAAAGTGGACAGGGTAAATCGACTTTACTTAAGATTTTAGCCGGATTAGTGGCTCCAGATAAAGGAGAAGTGTTGTTTGAAAATCAGAAATTGGAAAATCCGGAGGAAGTTTTGGTTGCGGGGCATGAAGAACTTGCATATGTTGCACAAAACTTCAATCTCTTACGGAACAGAACAGTGCTTGAGAACCTGAAAGATGCGTTACTTTCTTTTAAGGACGAGTTTGCGAAAGAGCAGATTAATCAATTATTAAAATTGATGAGACTTGGAGATTTGAAATCAGTAAAAATTGAAAAATTATCAGGCGGGGAAAAGCAGCGATTGGCAATAGCTAGAGCTTTAGCAACGCAACCTGCAGTCCTTTTACTTGATGAACCTTTTACCCAACTAGATTACCCAACTCGTCAGATCCTTTTAGATGCCATTAAAGAAGTAAAAAAGGAATTTGATAGCAATATTGTTTTGGTAAGTCATAATCTATATGAGGCTTTCTATCTTGCGGATTTCGTCCATATACTGCAAAGTGGTGACATTATAAAAAGCGCTTCACCTAAGAATCTGTATAGAAATCCCGAATTTGTATCTGTAGCTAATTTATTAAATGAAGTCAATGTCCTTCCCATTGCTACCTTAGGTAAGTGGCAAAAAAATGTGTTAGGGATCTGGAGTGAAAATATTATTATTGAAGATGAACGAGAAACTGAATATCAGCTGGATTTGATGTTGACAGAGAAGCTTTTTATCGGAACTTATTACCGTTATCAATTTGAGTTTTCAAAATCGCAAGTCTTAGTTGTAAAATCAATTCATTCAGAATTCGAACTTGGCAAGTACTACAAAGTAGGCTTTTCTGAGGCCGATCTATTCGATTTAAAAGAAGATTGA
- a CDS encoding TerB family tellurite resistance protein — MDKHHIFKNYENFILFLLIHVGSSDYSLKGSEIEVILSKMEDYFPDIEDMDQLQSKFVSLKDDYEELSDSDINHIIYHNYLKYKNDNINANRIMNDLQEVIMADGFIHDMETKTIEAIKKLLNIRESDY, encoded by the coding sequence ATGGACAAGCATCATATTTTTAAGAATTACGAAAACTTTATTTTATTCCTACTAATTCATGTAGGTAGCTCAGATTATAGCTTAAAAGGATCTGAGATTGAAGTTATTCTATCTAAAATGGAAGATTATTTTCCAGATATTGAAGATATGGATCAACTTCAATCAAAATTTGTGAGCTTGAAGGATGACTACGAAGAACTATCTGATTCTGACATCAACCATATCATATATCATAATTACCTTAAATATAAAAATGATAATATCAACGCAAATAGAATCATGAATGATTTACAAGAAGTAATTATGGCCGATGGATTTATTCATGATATGGAGACTAAAACCATTGAAGCCATCAAAAAACTTTTAAATATCCGTGAATCAGATTATTAA